The nucleotide sequence TACAATTAGGGGCGATATTGCGGTGGGAAAGGAATAAGTGAGCTATAGCGATGTTTTTAAATGCTATTGCAACTATACTGGAGTACAACGATGGACGATATAGCTGTTATTCGGGGTGGAATATTTTAGAAGATTCTAATTGAGAAGATCGTTTGCGCGTAGTGGAAAGAATTAATTATGATATACTCGTTAATAGAAATTCTAACTATCCGATGAAGTGGGATCATAGTCGGGTTTAATGTTAAACTCTAGTGGCTATTCGGACTGATTAATGTGTGCCGTGCTATATTTTTTGAGATTAATATTATTTGTCGTGATATTCCTATTTCGAAGACCGTTTTAGGTTATAGTACAAAAAACCGTTCGGAAAATCCTTCTGTccgttttaaaattattttgagatcttttattatttaataaatttaaactgCGCACTAAGATTTCGTGCGGAGTGTTGTGCAGTACGCGAATCGAAAATCCCTTAGCAGACGCTCTGAGAACTGACAATGCCTACAAAATATAATCAACGACTATTCAATTAGGTCAATTGCAGTAGTGAATACAAGCCGACCTAAAGCACAATGCGACTGGCTTTCGCGAAGTAACTCGAGCGAACTCATGAGCAAATACAATCACTGCTGATGATGCGGCTTAAATCCTGATAATATTGAATGGCCAGCGATGTACAGTTCGCGGTGCTACTGTTGCAGCCAGAGCAGAGGAATATTATCTATACCTCGCGCAAATTCTGCACTGAACCCACGGCGTAACAAAGGCTATATGCGATCTCTTGCATCAGTCTATTCTTGCGCAATAAGTAATATATTGTATTCAGAAAAGTCGTATAGGTTCAActgaatattttcatttttcgctttttacgtttcgatttttcatatTCAACTCCTTCTTATATTTCTTTTTCGAGTAATTGcattatattttaagaaacatACTGCAATATTCGAATAAAAcagaattaatattttatttctttgtagATATAAACGACATGAGAAAAGTTTTGTTGTGCGACAACGCAAAGTTGGAAAAGGTGCCTTTCAATATTCGAGGCAAACGAACGAAAGAAAATATGGAAGTACGTATATATTTAATGCAAGTGTATGTATACGTTGCCATGTATTATTTTCTGAGAATacttattgatatttattttgtttagatGACAGAAAATGACTCCGTAGTTGAACATAGTCTTGATATTCTTGAATCTGATACCACTGATATCAAAGTTGAAGGATTAACAATTCAAGTAAAGTAGtgcaaaaatttaataaatctttacttaaaattaatcgTACATGTATGATATTGTTAGAATTTGCACGATTTGAATAACGAGTGAGTTGACGACTATTATTTATAGGTAAGGAAGTATTTTTGCTTTAAATTGAGCGATTCTCTGCTAAAAAAGTTCAAGAATAGTAAAGAAATAACACATCGAAATTTAGCTAAACAAAATATCCAACATATTGCTCGGAATACGGAGTTCGATATATTCCAAGAGAGTAAAACGTTTTTTGAGTATAAATTTTCAGTGATAAAAAAGGTATAGAAGGATCAAAATAAAACAGATAGGTTTACagaaatgtaatataaatatttttaactacAAATATTTATCATATTGATTTCAGACATTTGAATTCGAGCGTTATGctattgatgaaaatatatctcGAATTTTGAAGTTGAACCATGCTAATTTTCTAGAAGAAATTAATCAATGGGGACCTTATTTTAAAGTTACAATCAATCGATGTAATATAATAGCTGAATCTCATCTTAACAAAATTATACCTATCACAATTACAGCAAGGAATCAGGTCATAAACAATATCAAAAGCTATGGAACCAACATTCAGTCAAGTAAACTTATCAAGGGTATGGGAAACGAAGCTTCAAGCCTAACAGTCAATACAAAAAGTGTTGATGGTGGTTTAAAAGATAATAGTAACGATCGACGATCGCAATGTCTAAGAATTATAGATGATATTCTCTTAAGTACACCATTAGCTAAACAAAGTACTGCTCTTCCTTTAACTcaggaaaaaaaagatatcAACAATATCAGACATTCAGATTCTATAAATACTGAAGCTGCAGACCAAatcgaaaattcaaaacaCGTTGAAAACAAACACGGGTTTAATTATAATTCACAAGAGGAAAAATATTCTATTACTACTTATCAAAAAGTCAAAGCTCTATGTGTAccactttttcaaaaacaaaagaaaacttTTACTTATAGTCCGCATAAGAAACGTCCAAGGTTACAGAATGATCTTCAACTAGAACTGTCAGATCCTCATATTTGGACGAAACAATccttgaatattttaaaactgatacttaaaaatttctataaaaCTTCTTACATACCAAACAAGGATAGTTATAAAATGATATGTAGAAACATTTACACAGATATTTtagacaaaaaaatatatggtAACCATTATTCCTATATAAATATCTCACGTACACTCAAATTagcaatattttttcaatcaagATTATATTTGTTCCAGAACAAGAGGATATTAAGCTGTATGCCGAAGATGAAATCAAAGAAATATTTACAAGAATAATccaagaataataaaaataataatttagtttttACTTAGAAATCACACATTCATTCCTTTAAAAAATAGTTCtatagattaaataaaatgtcgAGTTAAAAACCAAACGATGTAAGTAAATCTTATCATTCGAATTTACTTCTCAAACGTCTCAATAAGCTCCTCTTCGACCCCGTCGATTCCTGTACACCTACCATATTTACCGAATGATTCATGAGCTGCCAGCAGCTACTTGCTTATTGTTAGGTGTGCAACTGTTTGTCGTCTTACACTGGCGAGAAAAGCTTTGTTCGCCATGTGTAGTGCAGTAGCAGCTCTATACTAGCCCTTTTGTTGGGAAGATGATGCtttctcgcgcgagagctgaaCTTGCCCTCGAGCTTTCGCCCTCCTCTTCTCAGGTCGACTGCGCGGGCTTTACTTACCTGAGACTCGTATTCTCTGGGTCTTATTACCGGGATCGGATTTCACCTGCTTCTCCTTCAATATCAaggctttatgtattcacaaGTTAAAAGTCATTGcaagtttatttataagtCGGTCATTTTGAGGATTTTCTAGATTTTTAATAACTGTTTGCATCTAatcaaattctttttttcgatataTGGTATCATACTTTATCCTTTTTTATAAGAAGTTTTTCCGAAAGAATGATTTTTACGATACTTATAAAGTCATAATTGTGTTCCAAAAACGTATGTCAGTGGAGTAGCTGTACCTTTTCCTCCGCGTATACCtatgaaatagtatattatgcaactagggggggggggcgatttctaacgagggtgagatttgagcacgagttggagtcgagggcgcTTTCGGTACTTTAGAGGCATGGAAACgggtctttttcatgcacgtgttaagaaaataatattgattcttgaaattttattcattttaaatgGCTATCGATATAAGTTCGATTTTGCAAGAccacaattttcattattaataattaaatgtaTGTTATATTCTACAATCATCATTCCATTCCATTCTACAAGGtcaaaattgaataatttaataattcaaaaaacttcagatttataaataagcaaaatttaattctTTAGTTTCTTTTCACATATCTTTGTGAACAATTTTAAGTATCACATTTGATTTGGTGGAGTATAGGCGTTTGAATATCACAGCTTATTATATTAACGAATCGAGCACACTGATATCTATAGACGTAACAATTTGTACTTAATAGATCAATTAGTGCAGAATACCGTTATTTCAAAcagatataattaatatttaaaatgtacGTTATAAAAGTAGGAAAATAATTTGCTGATCATAACAAGCTGAAAACGAAGAGCTTAAAATAACTTGCAGTGTTTTGTAACAGTGTAAACTTTTCCACGCAAATTTTTGAACAGATCAAGCAACATTTAAGGCCCTATCaattaatgttttttaatGTCGATCTAATTACAAAGTTGAAAATTGTCCATCCATCCATCCTTTTACTGTTATCTGAGGAACCAACACAGCGTCTGCTAATTGATATTGATGACATATGTGCGAAGGACAAAAATTGTTCCTTGAATTTGCTAGTCTTTCAAGATCCAAGACACTCGGCAGTTAACATTATTTTTGACTCCGGGGATTTCAACAGTTCCCGCTGACAATtggtgcattttaaccaattGACAAATCTCATGCATGCTCACTGTCTGATTATAACGTTCTTTCAAAGCACCATTCCTACCGAAAACATCATAGTCATCAACCTATGAGGATTTGGACACGTCTGGCCTAcacattatatatttatctGTGCTCCGAATTACGTACGCATCTTTACAGAATTCATAGATGTATCGCTAAGAAAGTTAAAGCCAAAGATACAGTTTCTACGACTGCATATTGCAGCACATACTTGATCGAAGCCAAAAAAGATTCAGCATTACAAGCGGCTTCGAGGCGGACGATTACTTGATGAAATGGAATAAAGAAGCAGGCAACACCCCTATTATGAAAATCGCCAAGTCATTGCTGGTCTGCGATGCCCTGACGTTTTATCGTGAAACGTCTTGGTCTTTTGCCGAACAATTCGCCAAGATTCGAAGGGTTATTCAAGAGAACGGCGCCTGGATGACGCTACGTAACAAATTCCTTAAATCaaggaaaaaatttgttgacTTTGAGAATAAAAGTGGTCAAAGTAAGGAAAAACTcaagaataatttttcagtCAAAATACTAGCTGTCATTTGAATAGTGGACTTTTTATTGCTACCATTGCTTGGAAACACCTGCGAACATATTATGAAATAAGAATAGAAAAAATTGTGTACAACAGAAAAACTGAACTTCATCTTGTGTGGGTTTCTCAACCGAATGAGTGCAAAAAGTTGCCCCGATTCGTCAGGGCACGCATTCTCTTTCTTGTCGAAGAACTTATATTGCTAAACTTTTGTGAGCGTACGCTTTATGTATACCATCCCTTGCAATGTAcacaaaaaatgtatgatgGAATTCCCAAAGTTTTCTTAAAATGAACACaagtattaaaattaaaaaataaaacactgGTGGTCAAAATCGTTCTTTCCTTCTTTCTCATATATGTCTTTTATTCTATTTAGTTCATTTTTATGCAACTTTGTCGATCGTAGATAATTTCTCCAAATGTCAGGCTTTGAGCAGAGGAAATATGGAAAGAATTAACATCTGCAACTAATTTTCTGCTTAAATAGATacatagtttttcttattaatgTGCAGGTGCTGTCATACATACATGCATATAGCATGCTGAATGCTTACAATTATCTTTCTTAATTTTGGATTAAATGTTCGTTTTTTTATaagagttaaaaataaaatttactcACTTTTACTTAACGGATCATAATATATACCGCGAAATTCTGATGCCtagatttaatttatttataataaattccAAAGACAAAATATCATCTGTCATGGAATATCATTTAGTATGGCACTGCGTGTATATGATATTAGAAATGGGACCAAAAAGATGATCTATAGCTATGCAAGCTCGTTCCTGGTGATTTATGAGCTAAACTTTACACATCATCGATTTATTGTTGCACGAAGCGCATTTACCAATAACTGCAACGCAGCAACTCCGCATATATTAAATTGAGAGAGGCACATCATTCCATTGGTTGTATTGAAACGCGTAGCCGTGTGTCATACAAATTCGTGGTAGCTAACCATATAAACATAGCTTAATTAACTCTgtgaattaaatttaatttaattaaataaatgtttataattaaaataaaacaatgatgccaaaataaatatagtaaaatatattaaatttctcATTACCGACAAATGAAAATtggtatttaaaaaattcaaccaACTACATTTACAAATAGGTATGAATCATGTGAGAAGAAGCCGGACGACATACAATTAGTAGCACAGCAATATAACGTTAATTCACAAAGCATTGTCGATGCACGCGGCTTTACATTCATCAGCAAATCGTACGAATATCGCGAAATTGTTCTCGCACGAGAGCACCAGTTATACTCATCAGTGTGTTTAATCTAGCTGAAATTCCATCGATATAGCGCGCATGAAATTCCGGCAATCGTAGCTGACCACATTTCTCATGATCCCTTATTTGCCTCATCCTCGACGATTGGAATATTCGCACGCATACATTGGAAATATAAATGTAGACAGAACAGCCAAGTACACGCGAGATTTCGATAGATCCACGGGAAATCGGGTAATTTCATGTCTCGTGGTAGACGTGTAGTTCTGTACGCGTTCATGTATAATAGACGTCATGCGGTTATGTCATCCACGAATTCGCGCGAGctttattgatattttatatttgtcgCGGGTAAATAGTAGAATATTggcgtatacacacactctTGAAGCGTTGATAAAGTGCTCGGCTTTGTTTGCGCTTCATTCGTTGGCTATTTGTAATACGGCGCATTTTTCGTTTCGCCGTGCTTGCAAGCTCTTTCGCAGttgagcgtgtgtgtgtgtgcgcgcgtacgCGTATCTCGGCGAGCGCACAATTAGCTGGAGAAATTATTCTCGCGGCAATGCGCATTGCGGAATTTATTCAGCGCGTTTATCTCTTTGTGATGTTTATTTTCGAAGCCCCCtttatcttttcttttcattATACCGAACCGCATTTCCGCGCGGGAATTCATCCGTATGAATACGAAGCGGAGGGTGAAAAAAGATTGAACAAAAGCGGACtagtaaaaagaaacaaataaaACGCCTCAAGAACAATCTCGCCTTTTACAGTCGGCACTCCTTTTTTAATCAGTCCCTGGTCTAATCCGTTTCTCTCCGGTATCGGAGCGAGTCCTGATAGACCGTCTTCGTCAAACTTGCGGCTCGCTCGTCGAATGGCGTGGAATAAAAGTGTTAATTTAGTCCGAGCGCAGCAGCTATATACGTATTCGAAAGGGAAGTTTACGGCGGCCATATCGTGAGTGACCTGCATCTCTCCCCGAGCATGTTTCGTTTTTCACGGCATATGCCGTAGGAGAGTGAGAAAAAACTGATGGTCAGGCGAAACCACCTGTTATGGCTGCCCGCGGTGTAATTGGCCGAGCTTCTTTACGAGTGTAAATTGAGTCCGGTCGGACCGTTAAGTTTTAATGAGAGGCAGTATATAACTTTGCATGAGTCAAGTGGATTTCGTGCGATagcgtttaaaaaattttaaattcagtaTCGCGCTGAAGTGCAATATGAATATCGAAATTTGCAAATACGATGCTTTTTAACACTCTCCACGTGTGCCAAAATTCAATCCGAACTCATGAATTCGTTATTTATGCTTCTAGGGATGGGATATAGCGTCCTGCACGTGTGTACACTTTATGATTGAGAATCGATActaaaaaacaaaagtttatgatgaaaaataaaagctcaCGTTGACGGACACACGTATAATGTTTTTATGCGCATAtggctaaaagaaattttcaaaattgcatACGCGAACTAATTTCCTGCAGGAAATACTTCGGCGAGTCAAAGTATTTCGATATACAGCAGTTAAGCGTTTCTAGAACGTATAAACCGAAAGGCACTTTGAAAAAGAAGATCGATGTGCCAATTCCACGGATAGAGCGAGCAAAACAAGCAAGGCATGTAAAATGTACTATGCgacagaaaataaataaaaaaagtcaacCCGCGCTAACCCAACTCCGCAGCGCTTCTCCTTCCTTTCGCCCCTCTCGATCCGATAATTACAGCGTCACGGTTTGACGAGCTCGCGCAGcgacgaaaataaaaagctcgcgcgataAAAGCCGAAAAATCGAGTCAACTTGTGTCAATGGGAGCAGGTCAAGCTCTGACACACGGCGGAGCCTGTGGGTTTACTTTCGCCGCAATCCGCGAAAGCCGCGAGCCGCGATCGGATTAACGGTCAGACTGGCCTCATTATACAGCCGCGCGGTGACGGCACGAGCGGAAATCGAAAATACCGGAAGCCCGTCGCTAATTGCCAAGCGATCATCAGAGCTGTATGCATGTATGCAGCACCGCGATTCGTAGCTGACGGGTACGAGTCGTGGAAATAACGCTGTTGCTGCGCACACGCGACGActgtatagatatattttgcatatacGCGTCTGATCGAAAACTGGTTTTTCTACTGCGGAGCCGTGTGCGCTCTCGCGGACGACCGGCTTGTTACGCCGTTACGGATCCTGTCACTTTGATTTGTTCGTTCGCTTTGTTATGATCGCGGTAGTGCGATTCTGCACTGGTAGGTGACGGCAGCGTCtgattttgacattttttttttaatggcgAGCGCATTTGTTTAATGGCGAGGAATTCTTGAATTTTGATATTGAACgaatttcataataaaattttataattattatattttataggtGCTATTTTGATGACTTAATCAAATTATGTTATACGCAGTTTCAAA is from Nasonia vitripennis strain AsymCx chromosome 1, Nvit_psr_1.1, whole genome shotgun sequence and encodes:
- the LOC116415864 gene encoding uncharacterized protein LOC116415864, yielding MMQSINDINDMRKVLLCDNAKLEKVPFNIRGKRTKENMEMTENDSVVEHSLDILESDTTDIKVEGLTIQVRKYFCFKLSDSLLKKFKNSKEITHRNLAKQNIQHIARNTEFDIFQESKTFFEYKFSVIKKTFEFERYAIDENISRILKLNHANFLEEINQWGPYFKVTINRCNIIAESHLNKIIPITITARNQVINNIKSYGTNIQSSKLIKGMGNEASSLTVNTKSVDGGLKDNSNDRRSQCLRIIDDILLSTPLAKQSTALPLTQEKKDINNIRHSDSINTEAADQIENSKHVENKHGFNYNSQEEKYSITTYQKVKALCVPLFQKQKKTFTYSPHKKRPRLQNDLQLELSDPHIWTKQSLNILKLILKNFYKTSYIPNKDSYKMICRNIYTDILDKKIYEQEDIKLYAEDEIKEIFTRIIQE